One Microbacterium sp. zg-B96 genomic region harbors:
- the moaC gene encoding cyclic pyranopterin monophosphate synthase MoaC, which translates to MSFTHLDATGHARMVDVTAKQPTVRAATARGFVRCAPEVVAALRDGSVPKGDVLAVARIAGIQAAKQTPALLPLAHVIGVHGATVDLAIVDDGVEIEATVRTADRTGVEMEALTAVSVAALAVVDMVKGMDKSSSIEHVRITAKEGGRSGTWTRPGEP; encoded by the coding sequence ATGAGCTTCACGCACCTGGATGCCACCGGTCACGCCCGCATGGTGGACGTCACCGCGAAGCAGCCCACCGTGCGCGCCGCGACCGCGCGCGGGTTCGTACGTTGTGCACCGGAGGTCGTCGCCGCACTCCGCGACGGGTCGGTCCCGAAGGGCGACGTGCTCGCAGTCGCGCGCATCGCCGGCATCCAAGCGGCCAAGCAGACCCCGGCGCTCCTCCCCCTCGCCCACGTCATCGGCGTGCACGGCGCGACGGTGGATCTCGCGATCGTCGACGACGGCGTCGAGATCGAAGCCACCGTGCGCACCGCCGACCGCACCGGTGTGGAGATGGAGGCGCTGACCGCCGTGTCCGTCGCCGCACTCGCCGTCGTGGACATGGTGAAGGGCATGGACAAGTCCTCCTCAATCGAGCACGTCCGCATCACCGCGAAGGAAGGCGGGCGCTCGGGCACCTGGACGCGCCCAGGCGAGCCGTGA
- a CDS encoding NTP transferase domain-containing protein, whose translation MSTLAAILLAGGRATRVDGAAKPLFDVGGRTLLRHSVEAAAAVGATPITIVGPQPDAAMHPEVAIAAAAIPAQVTWVREDPPFGGPAAGIAAALASWDADPEWTLVLACDLPGAGAAAARLIRDMVLLPTDTEGLCLADATSRPQWLTGVYRTAALRRGAAALPARGHGASMRELLDDLAIATVVAPPAETADVDTWEDLTEARRRFTQEDSP comes from the coding sequence GTGAGCACCCTCGCCGCGATCCTGCTGGCCGGCGGCCGCGCGACCCGCGTGGACGGCGCGGCCAAGCCACTGTTCGACGTGGGCGGGCGCACCCTGCTGCGCCACTCCGTCGAGGCCGCCGCTGCCGTCGGTGCCACGCCGATCACGATCGTGGGTCCGCAACCGGATGCCGCCATGCACCCCGAGGTCGCGATCGCCGCGGCAGCCATCCCCGCCCAGGTCACCTGGGTACGGGAAGACCCGCCGTTCGGCGGCCCGGCCGCGGGCATCGCCGCGGCTCTGGCGTCGTGGGATGCCGACCCGGAGTGGACCCTCGTGCTCGCGTGCGACCTACCGGGTGCCGGGGCCGCCGCCGCCCGCCTCATCCGGGACATGGTGCTGCTTCCCACCGACACCGAGGGCCTGTGCCTGGCCGACGCCACGTCGCGGCCGCAGTGGCTGACCGGGGTGTACCGCACCGCCGCGCTGCGCCGTGGCGCAGCGGCGCTGCCGGCACGGGGCCACGGGGCATCCATGCGGGAGCTGCTCGACGACCTCGCCATCGCGACCGTCGTCGCTCCCCCCGCCGAGACCGCCGACGTGGACACGTGGGAGGATCTGACCGAAGCCCGGCGCCGGTTCACCCAGGAGGACTCCCCATGA
- a CDS encoding DUF6457 domain-containing protein: MSDRTLPPEALDAWALALRERFALSPEDVPIALILDLARDVATGVARPAAPFSAFVAGLVAGRAGGTPDDVRAAVGAITELAAGWQGEGQA, encoded by the coding sequence ATGAGCGATCGCACCCTCCCACCCGAGGCCCTGGACGCGTGGGCGCTTGCCCTGCGCGAACGCTTCGCCCTGAGCCCCGAAGACGTGCCGATCGCGCTGATCCTCGACCTCGCCCGCGATGTCGCGACCGGCGTCGCGCGCCCTGCCGCGCCGTTCAGCGCCTTCGTCGCCGGGCTCGTCGCCGGCCGCGCCGGCGGCACCCCCGACGACGTCCGCGCGGCCGTGGGCGCGATCACCGAGCTCGCCGCGGGCTGGCAGGGCGAGGGCCAGGCCTGA
- a CDS encoding MoaD/ThiS family protein produces MARVRYFAAAEEMAGRAEEHRDEPTLGDLRAALVSERPGLGGILPRCAVLVGGARVDDDTPLGADDLVDVLPPFAGG; encoded by the coding sequence ATGGCCCGGGTGCGCTATTTCGCCGCCGCCGAGGAGATGGCCGGCCGCGCCGAGGAGCACCGGGACGAACCGACCCTCGGCGACCTGCGGGCCGCTCTGGTATCGGAGCGGCCGGGGCTGGGCGGCATCCTGCCCCGCTGCGCCGTGCTTGTCGGCGGTGCGCGCGTCGACGACGACACCCCGCTGGGGGCCGACGACCTGGTCGACGTGCTGCCGCCGTTCGCCGGCGGGTAG
- a CDS encoding molybdenum cofactor biosynthesis protein MoaE, with translation MTAVRLARISGEALDIAEHLAAVEDDTAGAVTTFIGRVRDHDPDAATAVVALEYSAHPDAQATLHAIADRAIGDGRAIVAVSHRIGRLQVGDLAVVIAVASPHRAEAFEVCRALIETIKTELPVWKRQVEADGTTAWKGIGG, from the coding sequence GTGACCGCCGTGCGCCTCGCCCGCATCAGCGGGGAGGCCCTCGATATCGCCGAGCACCTCGCCGCCGTCGAGGACGACACCGCCGGCGCCGTCACGACGTTCATCGGCCGGGTGCGCGACCACGATCCGGATGCCGCGACCGCCGTGGTCGCGCTGGAGTACTCCGCACACCCCGACGCCCAGGCGACGCTGCACGCGATCGCCGACCGCGCGATCGGCGACGGCCGGGCGATCGTCGCCGTCAGCCACCGCATCGGGCGGCTGCAGGTCGGCGACCTCGCGGTGGTGATCGCCGTCGCCTCGCCGCACCGTGCGGAGGCGTTCGAGGTGTGCCGCGCCCTCATCGAGACGATCAAGACCGAGCTGCCGGTGTGGAAGCGTCAGGTCGAGGCCGACGGCACCACGGCCTGGAAGGGCATCGGCGGCTGA
- a CDS encoding MogA/MoaB family molybdenum cofactor biosynthesis protein → MPHTAVVVTVSDRSAAGLRPDSSGPVAVAALREGGFTCDDAVVVADGSDSVERALRDALAAGAHLIVTTGGTGVSPRDQTPEGTARVLDREIPGIAEELRRRGAAEKPAGLLTRGLSGVAGGALIVNLPGSPAGVSAGIPVVVSVAGHVIDQLAGGDHP, encoded by the coding sequence ATGCCGCACACCGCCGTCGTCGTGACCGTCTCCGACCGGTCCGCCGCCGGTCTGCGCCCCGACAGCAGCGGCCCCGTCGCCGTCGCCGCCCTGCGCGAGGGGGGGTTCACCTGCGACGACGCCGTGGTCGTGGCCGACGGCAGCGACAGCGTCGAGCGTGCCCTGCGCGACGCGCTCGCCGCCGGGGCACACCTGATCGTCACCACCGGGGGCACCGGAGTCTCGCCGCGCGACCAGACACCCGAGGGCACCGCCCGGGTGCTCGACCGTGAGATACCCGGCATCGCCGAGGAACTCCGCCGCCGCGGCGCGGCCGAGAAACCCGCCGGTCTGCTCACCCGCGGACTGTCGGGGGTGGCCGGTGGCGCGCTGATCGTCAACCTCCCCGGCTCGCCTGCGGGGGTGTCAGCCGGGATCCCGGTCGTCGTGTCGGTGGCCGGTCACGTCATCGACCAGCTCGCCGGCGGAGACCACCCGTGA
- a CDS encoding SDR family oxidoreductase: MSELTAPTGQEPALRAVPRADGSAPLALVLGGTGYIGGRLVPRLRGAGYRVRVLARDPARLAAFPWGGDVEVVAGSADDAAAMAEAVRGVDVLYYLVHSMAAGPGFDTADLRAAETVADAAAAASVRRLVYLGGLHPAGGDLSPHLRSRVAVGEVFLRSAVPTLVLQAGVVIGSGSASFEMVRHLTEVLPYMPAPRWVRNRIQPISVRDVLYYLLSAARVDADVNLAVDIGGPDVLRYGQMMNGYAVEAGLPQRAIASLPVFTPGLASHWVNLVTPIPRAIARPLVASLQNECVMDDHAIDDLIPLPEGGLMPYRRAVALALGRVAADDVETSWQDAEVLGAPSDPLPSDPEWAGRTVYVDERTALTSAAPERLWAVIAGIGGENGWYSTPVLWAVRGWMDKVAGGVGLARGRRSRSRVSVGDVIDFWRVETVEEGQVLRLRAEMKVPGQAWLELRATAADGGSRYDQRAVFFPRGLAGRLYWLAVLPFHGFVFRGMANRIIATAEAEAAGAPAAGRRKSA, translated from the coding sequence ATGAGCGAATTGACGGCTCCCACCGGGCAGGAACCGGCGCTGCGTGCCGTGCCGCGGGCCGACGGGTCGGCGCCGCTGGCTCTCGTGCTGGGCGGCACCGGGTACATCGGCGGCCGGCTGGTCCCGCGGCTGCGGGGCGCCGGGTACCGGGTGCGGGTGCTGGCGCGCGACCCCGCACGGCTGGCTGCCTTCCCCTGGGGCGGCGACGTCGAGGTCGTCGCCGGGTCCGCCGACGACGCGGCAGCCATGGCCGAGGCGGTCCGCGGCGTCGACGTCCTCTACTACCTCGTGCATTCGATGGCGGCCGGACCCGGGTTCGACACCGCAGATCTGCGGGCGGCGGAGACGGTCGCGGATGCCGCCGCCGCGGCATCCGTCCGTCGCCTCGTGTACCTCGGCGGGCTGCATCCCGCCGGCGGGGACCTGTCGCCGCACCTGCGTTCGCGGGTGGCGGTGGGGGAGGTGTTCCTGCGGTCGGCCGTGCCGACGCTGGTGCTGCAGGCCGGAGTGGTGATCGGGTCGGGCTCGGCGTCGTTCGAGATGGTGCGCCACCTCACCGAGGTGCTGCCGTATATGCCGGCGCCGCGGTGGGTGCGCAACCGCATCCAGCCGATCAGCGTGCGCGACGTGCTGTATTACCTGCTGTCGGCGGCACGCGTGGATGCCGACGTGAACCTGGCCGTCGACATCGGCGGGCCTGACGTGCTGCGGTATGGGCAGATGATGAACGGCTACGCCGTCGAGGCGGGGCTGCCGCAGCGGGCGATCGCGTCGCTGCCGGTGTTCACGCCGGGGCTCGCGTCGCACTGGGTGAACCTCGTCACGCCGATTCCGCGGGCGATCGCCCGCCCGCTGGTGGCATCGCTGCAGAACGAGTGCGTCATGGATGACCATGCCATCGACGACCTCATCCCGCTGCCCGAGGGTGGCCTCATGCCGTACCGGCGGGCGGTGGCCCTCGCGCTGGGGCGAGTGGCGGCCGACGACGTGGAGACCAGCTGGCAGGACGCCGAGGTGCTCGGGGCGCCGTCGGACCCGTTGCCTTCCGACCCGGAGTGGGCGGGGCGCACCGTCTACGTCGACGAGCGCACCGCGCTGACCTCGGCCGCCCCGGAGCGGCTGTGGGCGGTGATCGCCGGGATCGGCGGTGAGAACGGCTGGTACTCCACGCCGGTGCTCTGGGCGGTGCGCGGCTGGATGGACAAGGTCGCCGGCGGCGTGGGGCTCGCCCGCGGCCGGCGCAGCCGCTCCCGGGTGTCCGTGGGCGACGTGATCGACTTCTGGCGGGTGGAGACGGTCGAGGAGGGGCAGGTACTGCGCCTGCGCGCCGAGATGAAGGTGCCCGGCCAGGCGTGGCTGGAACTGCGGGCCACCGCGGCCGACGGCGGGTCGCGGTACGACCAGCGCGCGGTGTTCTTCCCGCGTGGCCTGGCCGGCCGGCTGTACTGGCTCGCGGTGCTGCCGTTCCACGGGTTCGTGTTCCGCGGGATGGCCAACCGCATCATCGCCACGGCCGAGGCCGAGGCGGCCGGGGCGCCGGCGGCGGGGCGGCGGAAGTCAGCCTGA
- a CDS encoding FdhF/YdeP family oxidoreductase — MASKPPADDIDESQIRITAPKTVAVGIPAVLNSLRVANDQMGIARSVQTLVRINQKDGFDCPGCAWPEENKRHAAEFCENGAKAVAEEATLRRVGPEFFAEHSLAELRGHDDWWLGQQGRLTHPMLLDEGATHYRPIGWDEALEIIAAALRDLGDPDEAVFYTSGRTSNEAAYLYQLLVRGFGTNNLPDCSNMCHESSGSALNETIGIGKGTVSIEDIHDADLLIVAGQNPGTNHPRMLSALEKAKQRGATIIAVNPLREAGLVRFENPQTPRGIAFGGTTLADLFLQIRLGGDQALFQAIGKHLLEAEDRDGGVLDHDFIAAHTSGLDAYRRELADARWPDLEEATGLTEQTLRTVGEAVRTSKSTIVCWAMGLTQHKHSVPTLRDVVNVLLLQGNIGRPGAGVCPVRGHSNVQGDRTVGIYEKPSEGFLAALDGEFGFRAPREHGFDTVEAIRAMRDGRARFFFGMGGNFVSATPDTAVVEQGMANLDLTVQVSTKLNRSHVVTGRRAIILPTLGRTDRDRRGGAEQRVTVEDSMGAVHASRGRLTPPADDLLSEVAIVARLCALVFDGAVNAPRADWAALEKDYALIRAHIQRTIPGFDDYEQRIEKGRTFFLPNGPRDARRFATVDGKARFTANPLEYPHIPEGRLLLQTLRSHDQYNTTIYGKDDRYRGIHGGRRVVLIHPQDITGLGFADGDVVDLVSEWSGPAGVEERRAEAFRLVGYETPRGNVAAYYPETNVLVPLDSVADVSGTPTSKAVIVRLERRPA, encoded by the coding sequence ATGGCATCGAAGCCCCCCGCCGACGACATCGACGAGTCGCAGATCCGCATCACCGCGCCCAAGACGGTGGCGGTCGGGATTCCCGCGGTCCTCAACTCCCTGCGCGTCGCCAACGACCAGATGGGCATCGCCCGGTCGGTGCAGACCCTGGTGCGCATCAACCAGAAGGACGGCTTCGACTGCCCTGGCTGCGCTTGGCCCGAGGAGAACAAACGGCACGCCGCGGAGTTCTGCGAGAACGGCGCGAAGGCCGTCGCCGAGGAGGCGACGCTGCGCCGCGTCGGCCCGGAGTTCTTCGCCGAGCATTCGCTGGCCGAACTGCGCGGCCACGACGACTGGTGGCTCGGTCAGCAGGGCCGGCTCACGCACCCGATGCTGCTGGACGAGGGCGCGACCCATTACCGGCCGATCGGCTGGGACGAGGCGCTCGAGATCATCGCCGCGGCGCTGCGTGACCTGGGCGACCCCGACGAGGCGGTCTTCTACACCTCGGGTCGCACGTCCAACGAGGCGGCGTACCTCTACCAGCTGCTGGTGCGGGGATTCGGGACCAACAACCTTCCCGACTGCTCGAACATGTGCCACGAGTCGTCGGGGTCGGCCCTGAACGAGACGATCGGCATCGGCAAGGGCACCGTCTCGATCGAGGACATCCACGACGCCGACCTGCTGATCGTGGCCGGCCAGAACCCCGGCACCAACCACCCCCGCATGCTGAGCGCCCTGGAGAAGGCCAAGCAGCGCGGCGCCACCATCATCGCCGTCAACCCGCTGCGGGAAGCGGGGCTGGTGCGCTTCGAGAATCCGCAGACCCCGCGCGGTATCGCGTTCGGCGGCACGACGCTGGCCGACCTGTTCCTGCAGATCCGCCTCGGCGGCGACCAGGCGCTGTTCCAGGCGATAGGCAAACACCTGCTGGAGGCGGAGGACCGCGACGGCGGGGTGTTGGACCACGACTTCATCGCCGCCCACACCAGCGGACTGGACGCCTACCGGCGTGAGCTGGCCGACGCCCGGTGGCCCGACCTCGAGGAGGCCACCGGCCTGACCGAGCAGACGCTGCGCACCGTCGGCGAAGCGGTGCGCACCTCGAAGTCCACGATCGTGTGCTGGGCGATGGGGCTCACCCAGCACAAGCACTCGGTGCCGACGCTGCGTGATGTCGTGAACGTGCTGCTGCTGCAGGGCAACATCGGCCGGCCCGGCGCCGGAGTGTGCCCGGTGCGGGGACACTCCAACGTGCAGGGCGACCGCACGGTGGGCATCTACGAGAAGCCGTCCGAGGGGTTCCTCGCGGCGCTCGACGGCGAGTTCGGGTTCCGGGCGCCGCGCGAGCACGGGTTCGACACCGTCGAGGCCATCCGGGCGATGCGCGATGGGCGGGCGAGGTTCTTCTTCGGGATGGGCGGCAACTTCGTCAGCGCCACCCCCGACACCGCCGTGGTCGAGCAGGGCATGGCGAACCTCGATCTCACGGTGCAGGTGTCGACCAAGCTCAACCGGTCGCACGTGGTCACCGGGCGCCGCGCCATCATCCTTCCTACGCTCGGCCGCACCGACCGCGATCGCCGCGGCGGCGCGGAGCAGCGGGTGACCGTGGAGGACTCGATGGGAGCCGTACACGCCTCGCGCGGCCGGCTCACCCCGCCCGCCGACGATCTGCTCAGCGAAGTCGCGATCGTCGCGCGACTGTGCGCCCTGGTCTTCGACGGTGCCGTCAACGCCCCGCGGGCGGACTGGGCGGCGCTGGAGAAGGACTACGCGCTCATCCGCGCACACATCCAGCGCACCATCCCCGGGTTCGACGACTACGAGCAGCGCATCGAGAAGGGCCGCACCTTCTTCCTCCCCAACGGTCCACGCGACGCGCGTCGGTTCGCCACGGTCGACGGCAAGGCGCGGTTCACCGCGAACCCGCTGGAGTACCCGCACATCCCTGAGGGGCGCCTGCTGCTGCAGACCCTCCGCTCGCACGATCAGTACAACACCACCATTTACGGCAAGGACGACCGCTACCGCGGCATCCACGGCGGGCGCCGGGTCGTGTTGATCCACCCGCAGGACATCACCGGGCTGGGCTTTGCCGACGGCGACGTCGTCGACCTGGTCTCGGAGTGGTCGGGGCCTGCCGGCGTCGAGGAGCGCCGCGCCGAGGCGTTCCGCCTGGTCGGCTACGAGACTCCCCGCGGCAACGTCGCGGCGTACTATCCCGAGACCAACGTGCTGGTGCCGCTGGATTCGGTGGCCGACGTCTCGGGCACGCCGACGTCGAAGGCCGTCATCGTGCGGCTGGAGCGCCGCCCAGCCTGA
- a CDS encoding phosphatase PAP2 family protein: MDPLRRPVAGLLVPGLVLIAFACGLGGWILLRGTTPFIVDDWWNLTLLQWTVEPVTLFSYAMNWLGGGVVGVFVVPIGGALVLVLLRRYIGALFFIAASVFSAAGVQVLKHLFGRARPEEIIVISDYGSFPSGHTANAATIAVVAVVLFPRVWVAVAGAVWVALMAFSRTYLHAHWLSDTLGGAFVGAGAALVVAAAFAVQLRAEQNRVSRRVASLPA, from the coding sequence ATGGATCCCCTTCGTCGCCCCGTGGCAGGACTGCTCGTACCCGGCCTCGTGCTCATCGCGTTCGCGTGCGGGCTCGGTGGCTGGATTCTGCTGCGGGGGACCACGCCGTTCATCGTCGACGACTGGTGGAACCTCACCCTGCTGCAGTGGACGGTGGAGCCGGTGACGCTGTTCTCCTACGCGATGAACTGGCTCGGCGGGGGAGTGGTCGGGGTGTTCGTCGTACCGATCGGCGGCGCCCTGGTGCTGGTGCTGCTGCGCCGCTACATCGGGGCGCTGTTCTTCATCGCCGCGTCGGTGTTCAGCGCCGCCGGGGTGCAGGTGCTCAAGCATCTGTTCGGCCGCGCCCGCCCCGAAGAGATCATCGTGATCAGCGACTACGGATCGTTCCCGTCCGGACACACCGCCAACGCCGCGACGATCGCGGTGGTCGCGGTGGTTCTGTTCCCGCGCGTGTGGGTGGCCGTGGCCGGGGCGGTGTGGGTGGCGCTGATGGCGTTCAGCCGCACGTATCTGCATGCGCACTGGCTGAGCGACACCCTGGGCGGGGCGTTCGTGGGAGCCGGAGCCGCCCTCGTGGTGGCGGCGGCGTTCGCGGTGCAGCTGCGGGCGGAGCAGAACCGGGTGAGCCGCAGGGTCGCGTCACTGCCGGCGTGA
- a CDS encoding multidrug effflux MFS transporter: MSTLGANPITAPVVVHPGDSLSTRRRVLYIILLGALTALGPFTIDLYLPAFPVLEADFQTSAAAIQLTLTGTMIGFALGQLVVGPLSDKVGRRIPLIVVTALHVLASTAAAFAPTLELLSVTRVLMGAGAAAGGVVAAAIVRDLFGGRRLVVMLSRLALVSGVAPVVAPLVGSGLLAVMPWRGIFIVLAVYGAVMLVCALLFLPETLPPARRRERGSTTVLQRYRSVLSDRVFIGVLIIGGMTFSGLFSYLSASSFLFQQTYGFDAQQYGLLFAINSVGVVIGVQSASRLATRFGPQWVMAFSTGTLVIAASAIILCDALGAGLWGVMIPLFVFMTACGFTFPCVQVLALDRHGKAAGTAQSLIGAVNFGVAGMVSPVVGWVAGDAGITPTTMATVMVGCAVIATLSLWLVVRPKTVARLAP, from the coding sequence ATCAGCACGCTCGGTGCCAACCCGATCACCGCACCGGTCGTGGTGCATCCGGGCGACTCGCTGTCGACCCGCCGCCGCGTGCTCTACATCATCCTGCTCGGCGCGCTGACGGCCCTGGGGCCCTTCACGATCGACCTCTACCTCCCGGCATTCCCGGTGCTGGAGGCCGACTTCCAGACCAGCGCGGCCGCGATCCAGCTCACCCTCACCGGCACGATGATCGGCTTCGCGCTGGGTCAGCTGGTGGTGGGGCCGCTCAGCGACAAGGTCGGCCGCCGCATCCCGCTCATCGTGGTGACCGCACTGCACGTGCTGGCCAGCACCGCCGCCGCGTTTGCCCCCACGCTGGAACTGCTCTCGGTGACGCGCGTGCTGATGGGTGCCGGTGCTGCCGCGGGTGGCGTCGTGGCCGCTGCGATCGTGCGCGACCTGTTCGGCGGACGCCGGCTGGTCGTCATGCTCAGCCGCCTCGCGCTGGTATCAGGCGTGGCTCCCGTCGTGGCCCCGCTCGTGGGTTCCGGGTTGCTGGCCGTCATGCCGTGGCGCGGCATCTTCATCGTCCTCGCCGTCTACGGCGCGGTCATGCTCGTGTGCGCCCTGCTGTTCCTGCCCGAGACGCTCCCGCCTGCCCGCCGGCGCGAGAGGGGCTCGACCACGGTGCTGCAGCGTTACCGCAGCGTGCTGAGCGACCGGGTCTTCATCGGCGTGCTCATCATCGGCGGCATGACCTTCAGCGGCCTGTTCTCGTACCTGTCGGCGTCGTCGTTCCTGTTCCAGCAGACCTACGGCTTCGACGCGCAGCAGTACGGACTGCTCTTCGCGATCAACTCCGTCGGCGTCGTCATCGGCGTGCAGAGCGCCTCGCGGCTGGCGACCCGGTTCGGGCCGCAGTGGGTGATGGCGTTCTCCACCGGGACTCTCGTGATTGCAGCATCCGCCATCATCCTCTGCGACGCGCTGGGCGCGGGGCTGTGGGGCGTGATGATCCCGCTGTTCGTCTTCATGACCGCGTGTGGGTTCACCTTCCCGTGTGTGCAGGTGCTGGCGCTGGACCGCCATGGCAAGGCGGCGGGTACGGCGCAGTCCCTCATCGGCGCGGTGAACTTCGGCGTCGCCGGCATGGTTTCGCCGGTGGTGGGCTGGGTCGCCGGCGACGCCGGGATCACCCCGACCACGATGGCCACGGTGATGGTCGGCTGTGCGGTGATCGCGACGCTGTCGCTGTGGCTCGTGGTGCGGCCGAAGACGGTTGCGCGGCTGGCTCCGTAG
- a CDS encoding DUF3105 domain-containing protein — MTPTPPSPSAKRVSGNPATQAGITLTVKQQREQQKQEKLAEYQRQLAKRRRSKLVWWTVGVAATLAIIALIAASIMLTPKPVTFDRGDGDGSSISGLETFENTANHVEGDVAYPQSPPAGGDHHAGWLNCAVYSEPVPEENAVHSMEHGAVWITYDPDAVDSAALDGLKAKLPSSYVILSPVTGLDAPVVMSGWNAQLKLDSADDERVEEFLTAFWRSQSVPEPNAACTGGLDAPGKQS; from the coding sequence ATGACCCCGACGCCCCCGAGCCCCTCCGCCAAGCGCGTGAGCGGCAACCCCGCCACCCAGGCGGGCATCACCCTCACCGTCAAGCAGCAGCGTGAGCAGCAGAAGCAGGAGAAGCTCGCCGAGTATCAGCGGCAGCTCGCCAAGCGCCGCCGCAGCAAGCTGGTCTGGTGGACCGTCGGCGTGGCCGCCACCCTTGCGATCATCGCGCTCATCGCGGCATCCATCATGCTCACGCCGAAGCCGGTCACCTTCGACCGCGGCGACGGTGATGGGTCGTCCATCTCGGGTCTCGAGACGTTCGAGAACACCGCCAACCACGTCGAAGGCGACGTGGCGTACCCGCAGAGCCCGCCCGCCGGCGGCGACCACCACGCCGGCTGGCTCAACTGCGCCGTGTACTCCGAGCCGGTTCCCGAGGAGAACGCGGTGCACTCGATGGAGCACGGCGCGGTGTGGATCACCTACGACCCGGATGCCGTCGACAGTGCAGCCCTGGACGGCCTCAAGGCCAAGCTTCCCTCCAGCTACGTGATCCTCTCCCCCGTGACGGGACTGGACGCCCCGGTCGTGATGAGCGGCTGGAACGCGCAGCTGAAGCTCGACTCGGCCGACGACGAGCGGGTCGAGGAGTTCCTCACCGCGTTCTGGCGCAGCCAGAGCGTGCCCGAACCGAACGCCGCGTGCACCGGCGGGCTGGACGCGCCCGGCAAGCAGTCATGA
- a CDS encoding DUF305 domain-containing protein: MTEAPRRRWIAIVLIAVAVAAVAFAIGRFSTFAASGPALPTTDSAEAGFARDMQVHHAQAIDMAMTIYRKTEDEDIRALSYDIATGQSAQRGEMYDWLVKWGLPQAGGPAMAWMSESEAGHDHGVSSAEPLTAEQEREAMGMASADELTALADAEGTAADCLFLELMIRHHEGAIPMAEAVLELGSEPRTLAVAKSMRNGQQFEIDAMTSMHQRLSCPA; this comes from the coding sequence ATGACCGAGGCGCCGCGGCGCCGGTGGATCGCGATCGTCCTGATCGCGGTCGCCGTCGCCGCGGTGGCCTTCGCGATCGGCCGCTTCTCGACCTTCGCCGCATCCGGCCCGGCGCTGCCGACGACGGATTCGGCGGAGGCAGGGTTCGCCCGCGACATGCAGGTGCACCACGCGCAGGCCATCGACATGGCGATGACGATCTACCGCAAGACCGAGGACGAAGACATCCGGGCGCTGTCCTACGACATCGCCACCGGCCAGTCGGCCCAGCGAGGCGAGATGTACGACTGGCTGGTCAAGTGGGGACTTCCGCAGGCGGGCGGCCCGGCGATGGCGTGGATGTCCGAGTCCGAGGCCGGACACGACCACGGCGTCTCGTCGGCGGAGCCGCTGACGGCCGAGCAGGAGCGGGAGGCGATGGGCATGGCATCCGCCGATGAGCTCACCGCCCTCGCCGACGCCGAGGGCACAGCCGCCGACTGCCTGTTCCTGGAGCTGATGATCCGCCACCACGAGGGTGCGATCCCGATGGCCGAAGCCGTGCTCGAGCTGGGCTCCGAACCGCGCACCCTCGCCGTCGCCAAGAGCATGCGCAACGGCCAGCAGTTCGAGATCGACGCGATGACCTCGATGCACCAGCGCCTCTCCTGCCCGGCCTGA